The Thalassotalea sediminis genome includes the window CCAAATTATTTCATGTGCATGCTTAGCATTAATAAACGTTTGCACAGCCTTACGTGAATTTTCAAACTCTGTAGTTGCTGCACTTGCTAACGTATGTGCAGCGCGATGAACGTTGGCATTACTCGTCTGGTAATAAGCTTTTATTGCATCAATTACAGCGATGGGCTTTTGCGTTGTTGCCGCATTATCAAAGTAAATACAGTCGTTACCATTTACCTTTTGATTTAAAAGAGGAAATAAATTTCGTATTTGCGTTGTTTGTTCAGACGTCATTAAACCATAAAAATAGCATCATAAATTTGCAAAGAGTATAACGCATCCTTAATGCTTATTTTTAATAATATTTCGCTGTTAGTTACTTTTTTGTCTTATGTAAAAAGACAAAAATTTACTATAACTTAATAAGGTAAATTGCTTGGTGTACATCATGACATTATTTTCGTGGTTTAATGCAAAAGATAATTCTTCCATCTCCTCAACGAAAGCTCTCACACACGTTGTTAGTAATAAACAAACAAGTAACTGGCCAACAGCTCACACGCCAGTGCTTAAATCGCAACGATTAAGGCAACTCAGACCCCTGAGATCGATTAGCGCGACCAAGTCTTATAGCAAAAACTAACAAAATAACTTAACAAGTATTACTGCATCATCTGCTTATTAACTAGATGACTTGGCATAAGGTATTGGTGTGTATTGTTTCGTAACAACTGCCAATAAAGCGCTGGCGTATCGAGTTCAAAATATTCAAGCTTGGTGCGCACGTTTAGCGGCTTAAATGCTAAAATCTTATTGTTATTTTCTTGATTAGCTTGTCGCTTACCTAAGCATGTTCTCGCAGGAAATAAGCCAATATTATTTTGCTTTTCTTTATCTGTGCCCAGACGCCATCCTTGACCTTCAGGTTTGAGTATTGGTGTAGATGCTAAAATGCGCTCACGCCACGGAAGCTGTTGTAGTATTTGCTCGCGTACGCTTTCTCGTTCACCTAAATAAACTTTATCTTCTAATACCGCAATATTATGAGCAAATGGCGCTTTCTGTTCCTGAGCACATCGCTGATGATTACTGGGTAACGGGTATTCGTCAACAAAACCTAACGTATGCAGTAATTCATGCACTAATACATCGGTAGTGTCTTTTTGATCAATATAAATAATACCATGATTAACGTTTGCGCCCCCTTTGGGGTACATGACTAAAAGATAGTTAACATCTGTCAAAGAGTGAGTTTGCCAAACATTAATCTTGCATTGAATTCGCTCACTTTCCTGATGAAAACAATGCAAACTCTCTATCGGTTGATATAAGGGTTTTTCAAAACAAACAAAGTTACTTATTTGCGAAGATGCCAAAGTTTCAATATGTTTAAGCAATAAAGACAAGTCAGCTAGACGCGTGGCAATAGGTTGTATATTTATCGGGCAACTCTTAGCTGCTACTAATTGTTGCTCGAAAATTGAAAAATGACTAACGACGTTTAATAACTCAGCGTTTGGATAATGTCTCGATAACCGATTTATTCGTTGCAGATAGTTATTTTTATTTCCTTCAATCAGTGCTGATGCCACGGCTAACTCAAGCAAGGCTTTATTATCAGGTATTATCGATAATAGTCGTTCCGCTTTATCATATTGTTGGTATTGCCAATAGTAATTTACGAGTTCAACCAAGGCTTTTTCATTACCATTTTGCGCGGCATTATTAAGCCAAAATAGGTATAGTTCTTCTCTGCCTTGCTTATCGTAGAAGTTTGCAATTTCTGCAGCTATTGTTGGGTTTTGTTGAGAAAGTTTAACGCTAGCTTTTAACCAATCCATATCGCCTAGTTCAGAATGCCTACGGACAAAATGGTAATAACTTGCTAATTGACGCTCTTCGCCATAAATCTGCACCCATTTAGGTGCAATATCACGTTGAAACGCTATATTAGCAATGTCATCAAAAAATATAATGCACGTAACCGTGCAAAATAAAAAAATCGCTATGACTAGGTTTTTCCAAACCATCGTTAAACTTATGAGCCAGGTAAACTAACTTGTTGATTTCTAAGTAAATCCAATTCCAATTTTGCATAACGATGTTCAACAAACTCATAGACATTGGTACTTAATGCAAGTTTATAAAAGTTTGCCGCAGCTCTTTTATGCCCCTGCAGTAAATTTAATTTGCCTAAATAGAAGTAAGCTTCACATAAACGTTCGCTAAACTGCTTATTCGAGTGAATATTTTGAGTAACCAATTCGATAAATTGACTCTGCGAAATAGTCCCTGCATACAGATTGACAATTGATTTTGCCCAAACATCATCACTAATGTTCTTAGCTCTAACTTTCAAATTCTTTAACGCTTCGACTGCGTCTACTTTATATTCACCAATAAAAAGCCATAAAAGTCGATAAGGATCATCGATACTCTGTTGGTAGAACTCATTTAAGTCATCAACGGCTAACGACGCTCTATCACCATAATAAAGTGCTATACCTCTATTTAAATAGGCATATTCATGTTCAGGTGATAATTCAAGTGTCGCATCGAAAGATTCATATGCTTGTTCAAACTCTTGTAATTGGGTGTAATGGATACCCAAAAAATTATATGCCTCGACCAAATCAGGTTTTAAACGTAAAGCGCGGTTAAAGTCTAACCTCGCTAATGAGCGTAATCCTACACTGTCATAGATAACACCGCGATCATAAAAAAGCTGCGCTCGCTGCTCATCGGTAATATCAGCACGGTGAATAACATCAGTCATTCTTGCTATAGCAACTTCACTTTTATAATTGATCGGTAATGGCTCAGCGATCACTAATTGATCGATATAATTATTTGATGATGAAGTTGTTGTAACACAACCTTGTAGAACAAACACTAGCCCTAATACCAACGACGAAGATAATAATACTTTCACGAATAACTCAGCCTTTTTAATTTGTCTTTTGATTATACTCATGCCATTACTGAAAGCGAGCAGTTATCAGCCCTGTTTATACAAAAAAAGGAGCCTAAGGCTCCTTTTCTTTATATGAGTATCACTTACTCAGCAGATGAATCGTCTGATGATTCTTCAGGTTGTGCTGGTTTTTCGATACACTCTTTCATGCTTAAACGAACACGGCCTTGACGGTCAACTTCAAGCACTTTCACAGTCACTTCTTGACCTTCAGATAGCACATCAGTTACTGCGTTTACACGCTCATGCGCGATTTGTGAAATATGCACTAAACCATCTTTACCTGGTAACACATTGACAAATGCACCAAAATCTACGATACGAACAACTTT containing:
- a CDS encoding tetratricopeptide repeat protein, with product MVWKNLVIAIFLFCTVTCIIFFDDIANIAFQRDIAPKWVQIYGEERQLASYYHFVRRHSELGDMDWLKASVKLSQQNPTIAAEIANFYDKQGREELYLFWLNNAAQNGNEKALVELVNYYWQYQQYDKAERLLSIIPDNKALLELAVASALIEGNKNNYLQRINRLSRHYPNAELLNVVSHFSIFEQQLVAAKSCPINIQPIATRLADLSLLLKHIETLASSQISNFVCFEKPLYQPIESLHCFHQESERIQCKINVWQTHSLTDVNYLLVMYPKGGANVNHGIIYIDQKDTTDVLVHELLHTLGFVDEYPLPSNHQRCAQEQKAPFAHNIAVLEDKVYLGERESVREQILQQLPWRERILASTPILKPEGQGWRLGTDKEKQNNIGLFPARTCLGKRQANQENNNKILAFKPLNVRTKLEYFELDTPALYWQLLRNNTHQYLMPSHLVNKQMMQ
- the nlpI gene encoding lipoprotein NlpI; this encodes MSIIKRQIKKAELFVKVLLSSSLVLGLVFVLQGCVTTTSSSNNYIDQLVIAEPLPINYKSEVAIARMTDVIHRADITDEQRAQLFYDRGVIYDSVGLRSLARLDFNRALRLKPDLVEAYNFLGIHYTQLQEFEQAYESFDATLELSPEHEYAYLNRGIALYYGDRASLAVDDLNEFYQQSIDDPYRLLWLFIGEYKVDAVEALKNLKVRAKNISDDVWAKSIVNLYAGTISQSQFIELVTQNIHSNKQFSERLCEAYFYLGKLNLLQGHKRAAANFYKLALSTNVYEFVEHRYAKLELDLLRNQQVSLPGS